One Cucurbita pepo subsp. pepo cultivar mu-cu-16 chromosome LG11, ASM280686v2, whole genome shotgun sequence DNA window includes the following coding sequences:
- the LOC111804729 gene encoding sodium/hydrogen exchanger 2, whose translation MTPILNYVVSKWQALSTSDHASVVSINLFVALLCACIVIGHLLEETRWMNESITALLIGMFAGIVILLVSRGKSSHLLLFSEDTFFIYLLPPIIFNAGFQVKKKQFFVNFMTIMLFGAIGTLVSCFIISLGAFQFFKKMDVGSLDIADILAIGAIFAATDSVCTLQILSQDETPLLYSLVFGEGVVNDATSVVLFNAIQSIDLSNIDARVAIHFLGSFFYLFSTSTLLGVFVGLLSAYIIRKLYFGRHSTDREVALMILMAYLSYMLAELLDLSGILTVFFCGIVMSHYTWHNVTESSRVTTKHAFATLSFISESFIFVYVGMDALDIEKWSFVSDSPGTSVAVSAMLLGLVMVGRAAFVFPLSFLSNLAKKSADEKITFREQVIIWWAGLMRGAVSIALAYHQFTRAGHTQLRGNAMMITSTVTVVLFSTMVFGLLTKPLIKCLIPHPKLTTSMLSDPATPKSFSVPLLGSAQDSELDLDSLHVPRPTSIRAFLATPTHTVHRYWRKFDDAFMRPMFGGRGFVPFVPGSPTERGGH comes from the exons ATGACACCCATTTTGAACTATGTTGTGTCCAAATGGCAAGCGTTGTCCACTTCTGATCATGCCTCTGTGGTTTCCATCAACTTATTTGTGGCACTTCTCTGTGCTTGTATTGTGATTGGTCATCTTCTTGAGGAGACCCGATGGATGAATGAGTCGATCACTGCACTCCTGATT GGTATGTTTGCTGGAATAGTCATTTTACTGGTCAGTCGTGGGAAAAGTTCGCATTTGTTGCTTTTCAGCGAAGATACATTCTTTATTTATCTTCTGCCACCGATTATATTCAATGCGGG GTTTCAGGTGAAAAAGAAGCAGTTCTTTGTCAACTTTATGACAATTATGCTGTTTGGCGCAATTGGTACATTAGTCTCGTGTTTCATCATCTCGTTAG GAGCTTTTCAGTTCTTTAAGAAAATGGATGTTGGATCACTGGATATTGCTGATATTTTAG CGATTGGAGCTATATTTGCCGCAACGGATTCTGTATGCACACTTCAG ATATTAAGCCAGGACGAAACCCCTCTACTCTACAGTCTCGTATTTGGGGAGGGCGTGGTCAATGACGCTACGTCTGTGGTGCTTTTCAATGCTATTCAAAGCATAGATCTCAGCAACATTGATGCAAGAGTTGCTATACATTTTCTTGGGAGCTTCTTTTATCTGTTTTCGACGAGCACTCTACTTGGAGTATTT GTTGGGCTGCTGAGTGCTTATATAATCAGAAAGTTATATTTTGGCAG GCACTCGACAGATCGTGAGGTCGCTCTTATGATACTCATGGCGTATCTTTCGTATATGCTGGCTGAA TTACTAGATTTGAGTGGCATTCTCACAGTGTTCTTTTGTGGAATTGTAATGTCACATTATACCTGGCATAATGTGACTGAGAGCTCAAGAGTTACCACCAA ACACGCCTTTGCTACATTATCCTTCATTTCCGAGTCATTTATCTTCGTTTATGTCGGCATGGATGCATTAGACATCGAGAAGTGGAGCTTTGTTAGTGATAG TCCGGGGACATCGGTTGCTGTGAGCGCAATGTTACTCGGCCTGGTTATGGTTGGAAGAGctgcttttgtttttccattaTCGTTTCTATCCAACTTAGCTAAAAAATCAGCAGACGAGAAAATTACATTCAGGGAACAA GTTATCATTTGGTGGGCTGGTCTCATGAGAGGGGCTGTCTCCATTGCTCTAGCTTATCACCAG TTCACCAGAGCAGGGCACACTCAACTACGAGGGAATGCGATGATGATCACTAGTACCGTAACCGTTGTCCTCTTCAGCACGATG GTGTTTGGATTATTGACCAAACCTCTTATTAAGTGTTTGATACCCCACCCGAAACTCACGACCAGCATGCTATCGGACCCTGCGACTCCAAAATCATTCTCGGTTCCGCTACTTGGAAGCGCACAAGATTCAGAGCTGGATCTTGACAGCCTCCATGTTCCTCGTCCAACGAGTATACGTGCATTCCTTGCAACTCCTACGCACACTGTGCATCGGTACTGGCGAAAGTTCGACGACGCCTTCATGCGTCCAATGTTTGGGGGTCGGGGTTTTGTTCCTTTTGTCCCAGGATCGCCAACCGAAAGGGGAGGGCATTGA